Within Actinoplanes sp. L3-i22, the genomic segment CACCGCAACGCCACCGAGTTCGGCGACCTGCCGGCCCTCGGCGTCCTCGGCGAGCCGGACACGCTGACCTGGCGCGAGCTGCGCGACCGGGTCGCCGCGATCTCCCGCGGTCTGGCCGAGCTCGGCCTCGCCGCCGGCGACCGCCTGCTGATCAACATGTCGGCCCGGCCCGAGCACTGGCTGGTCGACCTGGCCGCGGCGCACCTCGGCGCGATCCCGTCCACCGTGTACAGCACGCTCGCGCCGGCCCAGCTCGCCTACGTGGCCCGGCACAGCGGGGCGGAGATCCTGGTCCTCGAAGGGCCGGCCGAGCTGGCCCGGTGGACCCCGCTGCTGGCGTCGCTGCCGGCGGTGCGCCACGTGATCGTCGTCGCGCCCGGCTCCGACCGGTCCATTGATCTTCAGCAGGTGGCGTCCCGGGGCGAGGCCGCGCACCGGGCCGACCCGGCGGCATTCGAGAAGGCGTGGCGGGCGGTCCGGCCGGACCAGCCGGTCACCCTGCTCTACACGTCCGGGACCACCGGCGACCCGAAAGGCGTGGTGCTCACCCACCACAACGTGATCTACCAGTCGGTGGTCCTGGCGGCGACCGTCCCCACCCCCGACCACGCGCCGTCGCTGGCCTACCTGCCGCTCGCGCACATCGCCGAACGGATGCTCGGCATCTACAACGCGATCTACCGCGCCGGCCACGTCACCATCTGCCCCGACCCGGCTCAGCTGCTGGCCGGGCTGTCGGAGGTCCGCCCGGTCTCGTTCTTCGGCGTGCCCCGGATCTGGGAGAAGATGGTCGCCGGCATCCAGGCCCAGCTCGCCGCCGCCGACCCGGCCGTCCGCCGGGCCGTCGAGGCCGCGCGCGAGGTGGCGCTGCAGGCCTACCGGGTGCGCGCCGCCGGGCAGCCGCTCTCACCCGAGCTGCGCACCCGGCTCGACCTGGTGGACACCCGGGTGCTGCGGCCGCTACGGGCCCGGCTCGGGCTGGACAACGTGCTCTGGCCGGGCAGCGGCGCCGCGCCGATCCCGGTCGAGGTGCTGCTCTACCTGGCCGGCATCGGGATCGACGTGCTCGAGGTCTGGGGGATGACCGAGACCACCGGCACCGCCACGATCAACACGCCCGACCACTTCCGGACCGGGACGGTCGGGCGGGTCAACCCGGGCATGGAGGTCAGGCTGGCCGGGGACGGCGAGATCCTGGTCCGCGGGCCGCTGGTCTGCGCCGGCTACCTCCAGCCGGACGGCAGCGTCGCGCCGGTCACCGACGCGGACGGCTGGCTGGCCACCGGCGACGTGGGCACGCTCGACGCCGACGGCTACCTGACCATCACCGACCGGAAGAAGGAGCTGATCATCAGCTCGGGCGGGAAGAACATCGCGCCGGCCCAGATCGAGAGCCTGCTCCGCGCCCACCCGCTGATCGCCCAGGCGGTCGCGATCGGCGACCGGCGGCCGTACATCACCGCCCTGATCGTGCTCGACGACGAGACCGTGCCGGCCTGGGCCGCCCGGCACGGCCTGACCGGCACACCCCTGGCCGAGCTGGCCGCCCACCCGGACCTGCTCGCCGAGATCACCGCGGCGGTGGCCACGGCCAACGACCGCCTGTCCCGGCCCGAGCAGGTGAAACGCTTCCACGTGCTGCCCCACGGCTGGACCCCGGAGACCGGCGAGCTGACCCCGACGCTGAAACTCCGCCGCCGGGTCGTCCAGGAGCGCTACGCGGCGGCGATCGGCGACCTGTACGCCGGGTGAAGCGGGCCGCCGTGGTTTGCACCCAGCGGGCAGGATGGTCCGGTGATCGAAGATCGGGTCCGGGCCGGCGTGGCCGCCGCGGCGCTGGCCGTGCTGCTCGGCGGGTGCGCGCAACCGGGGACATCGGGGACTGTCGAGGCTGGGGACGGCGTCTCCGACACCGTCCCGGTGTGGAGTGCGCCGCCCAGCGGCCCGGCCGGCCCGGCCGGCCCGGCCAGCCCGGTTCCCACCGAGACCGCGGTGACCTGCCCGCCGGACGGGGTGCGGGTGGCGGCGGGGACCGGGGACGCGGCGTCCGGGCTGCGGGTGCTCGGCATCACGCTCACCAACTGCGGCACGAAGGTCTACCGGGTGAACGGCTACCCGTCGCTGCGGGCGCTGGACCAGGACCACCAGGTCCTCGACGTGACCATGCTGAACGGGGCGAAGCAGGTCCTGCACACCGACCTGCCGTGGGACGGGCCGCCGAAGCCGGTCGTCCTGAAGCCCGGGCAACAGGCCGGCGTGGGCATCGCCTGGCGCAACACCTACGACGACCTCACCGACCCGCCGGTGACCGTGACCTACCTGGAGGTCACCCCGTCGGCCGGCGGCCCGGCGCAGGTGATCGCCCCGCCCAGCGGCCTGGACCTCGGCAGCACCGGGCGGATCGCGGTGAGCGCCTGGCAGCTCGATGCGGACCCGACCGGCGAACGCTGACGACTCAGGTGAATTTCCGGACGATCCGGCGGGCCGCTCGCGTGGCGGCCTCCGGCAGCGGGGAGCCGGCGCCGGTGCGGCGGGGTGGGATCGGCATCGGGGGGCCGCCGGCGGTGGGGCCCGCGTAGGCCGCGGTCAACCGGGCGGCGACCGCGGCGCGGCCGTAGCGGGCGTCCAGGGTGGCCCGGGCGGCGGGCAGGTCGAGGGTGGTGAAGCGGTCCTTCAGGCGGCGGTAGGCGGCCACGATGACGGCCGGGTCGGTGGTCGGCTCGAAGACCGCGCCGGCCGTGTCCCGCAGGCCGGCCAGGGTCTCGGCCGGGCCCTCGCTCAGCGCGGCCAGCACCGGGGTGCCGGTGGCCAGCGCCTCGACGATCGTCATGCCGAACGTCTCGCGGACGCTGGCGTGGGTCAGCACGTCGTGCTCGTGCAGCAGCGTGGACACCTGGTCCGGGCCGACCGGGGGGCGCCGGGTGATCCGGCCGGTCAGGCCGGCCGCGGCGACCCGGGCGTCGATCTGCTCGGCCAGCGGGCCGGTGCCGACCAGGGTCAGGGTGAGCGCCGGGTCCTCGGCCGCGACCGTGGCGAACGCGTCGATCAGGGTGAGGACGCCCTTGTGTTCCATCAGGCGGCCCAGGTAGAGCCAGCGGTTCGGGGCCTTCGGCGGTTCGGGGCGGACCGTGAACGCGTCGAAGTCGATCACGTTCGGGACCACGTGCAGCTTGCCGGCCTGCTCGGGGAAGTAGCCGGCGAGCTGGACGCGCAGGCTCTCGCTGACGCAGAGCAGCGCGTCGGCGCGGTCGAGCATCCGCGCGTAGCGGTGCTGCAGGCCGGGCTGGGCGAACACCTTGTCGAGGAACGTGGAGTGCTCGGTGACCACGATCCGGGCGTCCGGGCGGGCCAGCCGGGCGGCCACCACGCCGCCCATGATGCCGGTGTGGGCGTGCACCACCGGCGCCTCGATGCGGCCGGTCGGCAGAGCCGCTCGGAGGGCCGCCGTCTGCTCATCCCCGTACGCCGAATAATCGCCGCCGGCCGGAGTCGGGACCGCAACCCTGGTGATCTCTCCTTCGAGGTCGTCGAAGACGACCGAGTTGCCGGAGCGGACCGCCTGCCGTTCCGCGGCGACGCCCAGCAGCTGGCCGCGCAGCCGGCCCGGCGGGTAGAACCAGCTCTGGGTGTGCAGGACCGAGATCCGGGCGAAGCGGTCCCGGACCGCGCCGGTCGAGGAACGGACGAACGCCCCGGCGAATGGGTCGTCCGGCGACGGGTACCAGGGAGTGATCACGGCGAGGTCGGCGGGCGCGGTCCGGCGGTCCGGCTCGGCGCTGGGCTCGAGGCGGGTGTCCAGGCCGTAGCAGGCGGCCAGCGCCTCGGGGTCACCCGCGTAGGCGACGTCCGCGGTCCCGGCCAGCCGGCGGGCCTCGGCGCGGGACCCCACCGGGCGTATCTCGACGGAGGGGTCGGCGGACACGGTGTCCCAGACGGGATCGTCGATGCGGACCAGGCTGACCGAGTGGCCCTCGCCGGCCAGGCGGGCGGTGTGGGTGACGGCGGCGCGCGCCCGGCGCGTTCCGAGGGCAAGGTAGGTGATGTTCATTTCCGGCGGCACGCTATTCATCGGGGGAGGCGGGAAAGTGAACAGGTCATGTCCAGTAATTGCACAAGAGCCCTTGATGATCTTCGTGGTTCCGGGTGACCGTACACTCGCGCCATCATGAAGGTTGTCATGCTCGTCGACAACGGTGTGCACGGTGATTCGCGGGTCCAGAAGACCGCGCGGTCGGCGGCCGAAGCCGGTTGGAACGTAACCCTGCTGGGCTGCTCGCCCGACGACGTCGAGCATTCCTGGCACCTCGGCGGCGCCGAGGTACGCCTGCTGCCGATGGGCGGCGGCTCGTCCGGCGCCGGCGGTGGCGGCCTGAAACGCCGGTTGGTCGAGC encodes:
- a CDS encoding long-chain fatty acid--CoA ligase, whose protein sequence is MDSSLARRCADTARGLTVPALLHRNATEFGDLPALGVLGEPDTLTWRELRDRVAAISRGLAELGLAAGDRLLINMSARPEHWLVDLAAAHLGAIPSTVYSTLAPAQLAYVARHSGAEILVLEGPAELARWTPLLASLPAVRHVIVVAPGSDRSIDLQQVASRGEAAHRADPAAFEKAWRAVRPDQPVTLLYTSGTTGDPKGVVLTHHNVIYQSVVLAATVPTPDHAPSLAYLPLAHIAERMLGIYNAIYRAGHVTICPDPAQLLAGLSEVRPVSFFGVPRIWEKMVAGIQAQLAAADPAVRRAVEAAREVALQAYRVRAAGQPLSPELRTRLDLVDTRVLRPLRARLGLDNVLWPGSGAAPIPVEVLLYLAGIGIDVLEVWGMTETTGTATINTPDHFRTGTVGRVNPGMEVRLAGDGEILVRGPLVCAGYLQPDGSVAPVTDADGWLATGDVGTLDADGYLTITDRKKELIISSGGKNIAPAQIESLLRAHPLIAQAVAIGDRRPYITALIVLDDETVPAWAARHGLTGTPLAELAAHPDLLAEITAAVATANDRLSRPEQVKRFHVLPHGWTPETGELTPTLKLRRRVVQERYAAAIGDLYAG
- a CDS encoding DUF4232 domain-containing protein, coding for MIEDRVRAGVAAAALAVLLGGCAQPGTSGTVEAGDGVSDTVPVWSAPPSGPAGPAGPASPVPTETAVTCPPDGVRVAAGTGDAASGLRVLGITLTNCGTKVYRVNGYPSLRALDQDHQVLDVTMLNGAKQVLHTDLPWDGPPKPVVLKPGQQAGVGIAWRNTYDDLTDPPVTVTYLEVTPSAGGPAQVIAPPSGLDLGSTGRIAVSAWQLDADPTGER
- a CDS encoding glycosyltransferase family 4 protein — protein: MNITYLALGTRRARAAVTHTARLAGEGHSVSLVRIDDPVWDTVSADPSVEIRPVGSRAEARRLAGTADVAYAGDPEALAACYGLDTRLEPSAEPDRRTAPADLAVITPWYPSPDDPFAGAFVRSSTGAVRDRFARISVLHTQSWFYPPGRLRGQLLGVAAERQAVRSGNSVVFDDLEGEITRVAVPTPAGGDYSAYGDEQTAALRAALPTGRIEAPVVHAHTGIMGGVVAARLARPDARIVVTEHSTFLDKVFAQPGLQHRYARMLDRADALLCVSESLRVQLAGYFPEQAGKLHVVPNVIDFDAFTVRPEPPKAPNRWLYLGRLMEHKGVLTLIDAFATVAAEDPALTLTLVGTGPLAEQIDARVAAAGLTGRITRRPPVGPDQVSTLLHEHDVLTHASVRETFGMTIVEALATGTPVLAALSEGPAETLAGLRDTAGAVFEPTTDPAVIVAAYRRLKDRFTTLDLPAARATLDARYGRAAVAARLTAAYAGPTAGGPPMPIPPRRTGAGSPLPEAATRAARRIVRKFT